Proteins encoded within one genomic window of Acidovorax sp. 107:
- a CDS encoding alkane 1-monooxygenase — MLQAQRPTTPPYRDRKRYAWLLSLVVPCTVGVGPALMVWTGDPLALWAPVAFFYLVAPLLDWMLGVDQSNPPESAVPALEHDRYYRRITFLLVPVLWAAFIFSAWWVATQPLPWHGVLAMVLTTGTVGGFCINLGHELGHKNTALERWLAKLVLSPTAYGHFFIEHNRGHHRDVATPADPASSRMGESIYRFVLREMPGAARRAWALEKDRLARQHLPLLSWHNEILQPALVTALLWAGLALWLGLAILPFLLVASFWANFQLTSANYVEHYGLLRRQDASGRFEPCRPQHSWNSNHVFSNWALFHLQRHSDHHAHPLRRYQSLRHFDDVPQLPIGYFGMFTLAYVPPLWRRVMDPRLLAQVGRDATHINIDPRQRTEIVRKYRLQDLGQNAR; from the coding sequence ATGCTGCAAGCCCAGCGCCCCACCACACCACCCTACCGCGATCGCAAGCGGTACGCATGGCTGCTGTCGCTGGTGGTGCCCTGCACCGTGGGCGTGGGCCCGGCCTTGATGGTCTGGACGGGGGATCCGCTGGCGCTGTGGGCGCCGGTGGCCTTTTTCTACCTCGTCGCCCCGTTGCTCGACTGGATGCTGGGCGTGGACCAGAGCAACCCGCCCGAATCCGCAGTGCCTGCGCTGGAGCACGACCGCTACTACCGCCGCATCACCTTTCTGCTGGTGCCGGTGCTGTGGGCGGCCTTCATCTTCAGCGCCTGGTGGGTAGCCACGCAGCCCCTGCCCTGGCACGGCGTGCTGGCAATGGTGCTGACCACGGGCACAGTGGGCGGGTTCTGCATCAACCTGGGGCATGAGCTGGGCCACAAGAACACGGCGCTGGAGCGCTGGTTGGCCAAGCTGGTGCTGTCGCCCACGGCCTATGGGCACTTCTTCATCGAACACAACCGGGGCCACCACCGCGACGTGGCCACCCCGGCCGACCCGGCCTCGTCGCGCATGGGCGAGTCCATCTACCGCTTTGTGCTGCGCGAGATGCCTGGGGCTGCGCGCCGCGCCTGGGCGCTGGAGAAGGACCGTCTGGCCCGCCAGCACCTGCCGCTGCTGTCCTGGCACAACGAGATTCTGCAGCCAGCGCTCGTCACGGCGCTGCTGTGGGCCGGGCTGGCACTGTGGCTGGGCCTGGCAATCCTGCCGTTTTTGCTGGTGGCGTCCTTCTGGGCCAACTTTCAGCTCACCTCGGCCAACTATGTCGAGCACTATGGCCTACTGAGGCGGCAAGACGCCAGCGGCCGCTTCGAACCTTGCCGCCCCCAGCATTCGTGGAACAGCAACCACGTGTTCTCCAACTGGGCCTTGTTCCATCTGCAGCGGCACTCCGACCACCACGCGCACCCGCTGCGCCGCTACCAGTCGCTGCGCCACTTTGACGACGTGCCGCAGTTGCCCATCGGCTACTTCGGCATGTTCACGCTGGCCTATGTGCCGCCCCTGTGGCGCCGCGTGATGGACCCGCGCCTGCTGGCCCAGGTGGGCCGCGACGCCACCCACATCAACATCGACCCGCGCCAGCGGACCGAGATCGTGCGGAAATACAGGCTGCAAGACCTGGGGCAGAACGCGCGTTGA
- a CDS encoding lysophospholipid acyltransferase family protein — MHHTIFDTPVVNTLLRAISRFTLRITGWKVEGALPAHAAKSVLIAAPHTSNWDLPYTLMLAFSLRLRVYWMGKHSLFKAPFGGVMRWLGGIPVDRSQANNLVASSAQAMRDADGPMQLIVPPEGTRGKTRHWKTGFYFIAQQAGVPIVLAFVDYGRKVGGLGPVFEPTGDVERDMASIKAFYAPIRGKNPTQFEA, encoded by the coding sequence ATGCACCACACCATTTTTGACACACCGGTTGTCAACACGCTCCTGCGCGCCATTTCGCGCTTCACCCTGCGCATCACCGGCTGGAAGGTGGAAGGCGCCTTGCCTGCCCACGCCGCCAAAAGCGTTCTGATCGCCGCGCCGCACACCAGCAACTGGGACCTGCCGTACACGCTGATGCTGGCGTTTTCGCTGCGGCTGCGGGTGTACTGGATGGGCAAGCACAGCCTGTTCAAGGCGCCGTTCGGCGGGGTGATGCGCTGGCTGGGCGGCATCCCGGTGGACCGCAGCCAGGCCAACAACCTGGTCGCCAGCTCGGCCCAGGCCATGCGCGATGCCGACGGCCCCATGCAACTCATCGTGCCGCCCGAAGGCACGCGCGGCAAGACGCGGCATTGGAAGACGGGCTTTTACTTCATCGCCCAGCAAGCGGGCGTGCCCATCGTGCTGGCGTTTGTGGACTACGGCCGCAAGGTCGGCGGCCTGGGCCCGGTGTTCGAGCCCACGGGCGATGTGGAGCGGGATATGGCGAGCATCAAGGCGTTCTATGCGCCGATCCGGGGCAAGAACCCGACGCAGTTCGAGGCCTGA
- a CDS encoding saccharopine dehydrogenase family protein: MTTFATTSNSAARRAITILGAGHIGFAMALLLQQSGDYNILVADRDPARLAEVATLGISTRLTTDDVSLQAAIDGRFAVLNALPFHRAVPVATLCASAGVHYFDLTEDVASTQAIRTLAANARSVLMPQCGLAPGFIGIVGNDLARRFDTLHSLRMRVGALPRYPQGALRYNLTWSTEGLINEYCNPCEAIVDGVRTTVPALEGLETFALDGVEYEAFNTSGGLGTLTETLAGKARQVDYQSIRYPGHNAILKLLLNDLRLRDRRDLLKDILETAIPTTDQDVIVVFATASGLKGGRLVQDSYSAHIVGAEVAGHRLSAIQLTTAAGICTALDLVAQGRLPQQGFVGQESVALADVLSNRFGSAYAREGELVH, encoded by the coding sequence ATGACCACCTTTGCCACAACCTCGAACTCCGCCGCCCGCCGCGCCATCACCATCCTGGGGGCGGGCCACATCGGCTTTGCCATGGCGCTCTTGCTGCAGCAGTCCGGCGACTACAACATCCTGGTGGCAGACCGCGACCCGGCCCGCCTGGCCGAAGTGGCGACGCTAGGCATCTCCACCCGGTTGACCACAGATGACGTGAGCTTGCAAGCCGCCATCGACGGCCGCTTTGCCGTGTTGAACGCACTGCCATTCCATCGCGCTGTGCCTGTAGCCACGTTGTGCGCGAGCGCAGGCGTGCATTACTTTGACCTGACCGAGGACGTGGCCAGCACCCAGGCCATCCGCACCCTGGCCGCCAATGCCCGCAGCGTGCTCATGCCGCAGTGCGGCCTGGCGCCGGGCTTCATCGGCATCGTGGGCAACGACCTGGCCCGGCGCTTTGACACCCTGCACTCGCTGCGCATGCGGGTAGGGGCGCTGCCCCGCTACCCGCAGGGCGCCCTGCGCTACAACCTGACCTGGAGCACCGAGGGCCTCATCAACGAGTACTGCAACCCCTGCGAAGCCATTGTGGACGGCGTGCGCACCACGGTGCCCGCGCTGGAGGGGCTGGAGACTTTTGCGCTCGACGGTGTGGAATACGAGGCCTTCAATACCTCGGGCGGGCTGGGCACGCTGACGGAAACCTTGGCGGGCAAGGCGCGGCAGGTGGACTACCAGTCCATCCGCTACCCGGGCCACAACGCCATCCTCAAGTTGCTGCTGAATGACTTGCGCCTGCGCGACCGGCGCGATCTGCTCAAGGACATTCTCGAAACCGCCATCCCCACCACCGATCAGGACGTGATCGTGGTGTTTGCCACCGCATCAGGCCTCAAGGGCGGGCGATTGGTGCAGGACTCTTATTCGGCGCACATCGTGGGCGCCGAGGTGGCGGGGCACCGGCTCAGCGCCATCCAGCTCACCACGGCGGCAGGCATCTGCACGGCGCTGGATCTGGTGGCGCAGGGGCGGCTGCCGCAGCAGGGTTTTGTCGGGCAGGAGTCTGTGGCGCTTGCGGACGTTCTGTCCAACCGTTTTGGCTCCGCCTACGCCCGGGAGGGCGAGCTGGTGCACTGA
- a CDS encoding GntR family transcriptional regulator, with protein MSALTLTPRALYEEVAEQLRQRIFRRELEPGSWIDELKIAEEFGISRTPLREALKVLAAEGLVTMKVRRGAYVTEMSEKDLRDVYHLLSLLESDAAGVVAERATEAQLKTLQDLHAELEAAVADREKFFAINERFHMHLLEMADNRWRSQMVADLRKVMKLNRHNSLFKQGRIEDSLSEHRAILAAMLARDAKATAKAMQAHFAQGLEAAT; from the coding sequence ATGTCTGCCCTCACACTCACTCCCCGCGCGCTCTACGAAGAAGTGGCCGAGCAATTGCGCCAGCGCATCTTCCGCCGCGAGCTGGAGCCCGGCAGCTGGATCGACGAGCTCAAGATTGCCGAGGAGTTCGGCATCAGCCGCACGCCGCTGCGCGAGGCGCTGAAGGTGCTGGCCGCCGAAGGCCTGGTCACGATGAAGGTGCGCCGTGGCGCCTATGTGACGGAGATGAGCGAAAAAGACCTGCGCGACGTGTACCACCTGCTCAGCCTGCTGGAGAGCGACGCCGCGGGCGTGGTGGCCGAGCGCGCCACCGAGGCCCAGCTGAAAACGCTGCAAGACCTGCACGCCGAGCTGGAAGCCGCCGTGGCAGACCGCGAAAAATTCTTTGCCATCAACGAGCGCTTTCACATGCACCTGCTGGAGATGGCCGACAACCGCTGGCGCAGCCAGATGGTGGCCGACCTGCGCAAGGTGATGAAGCTCAACCGCCACAACTCGCTGTTCAAGCAAGGGCGCATCGAAGACTCGCTGAGCGAGCACCGCGCCATCCTGGCTGCGATGCTGGCGCGCGACGCCAAGGCCACGGCCAAGGCCATGCAGGCGCACTTCGCACAGGGGCTGGAAGCGGCGACCTGA
- a CDS encoding diguanylate cyclase, giving the protein MDPVTIFVVATLMMLANGWVLGLMRRDFPVTLRPSAETWRIATLMLAGSSLLYAFQYHLPLGVASPLANGLVMLGCTGYWRALRQFYGLPDPRWLLAPAVVGTLGVIWFAVFQPDTRMRVLILTASCTFLLLASFELLLSQKTSEGRHSRRVMASLFALVAVFLVFRAAYLAARGASPSFDVTGEGAWINIASPMVTALLPVVGTTAFLLMCSESVGRQWQLAASTDYLTGLPNRRTLVTVGERRFGEATRLPGQTLALAVIDIDHFKSINDTHGHEVGDVALRHVAEHLRAACRGADLAARHGGEEFVVLWDGLDIDAAVTAAERLRALVAREVLHVDGKTVSMTVSMGVAAVGARDSSFHDVLRRADEALYAAKAGGRNRVESAA; this is encoded by the coding sequence ATGGATCCCGTCACCATCTTTGTTGTTGCCACACTGATGATGCTGGCCAATGGATGGGTACTGGGGTTGATGCGCAGGGACTTCCCGGTGACGCTGCGCCCCAGCGCGGAGACCTGGCGTATTGCCACGCTGATGTTGGCCGGCAGCTCGCTGCTGTATGCGTTTCAGTACCACTTGCCTCTGGGGGTGGCGTCTCCGCTGGCCAATGGCCTCGTCATGCTGGGGTGCACCGGCTACTGGCGCGCCCTGCGGCAGTTCTATGGCCTGCCTGACCCACGCTGGCTGCTGGCGCCTGCGGTGGTCGGCACCTTGGGCGTTATTTGGTTTGCCGTGTTTCAGCCCGACACCCGCATGCGGGTGCTCATCCTGACCGCAAGCTGCACGTTCTTGCTGCTCGCCAGTTTTGAATTGCTGTTGTCGCAAAAGACGTCGGAAGGGCGGCACAGCCGTCGCGTGATGGCCAGCTTGTTTGCGCTGGTCGCGGTGTTTCTGGTGTTCCGCGCCGCCTATCTGGCTGCGCGTGGCGCCAGCCCCTCTTTTGACGTCACGGGCGAGGGGGCGTGGATCAACATCGCCAGCCCCATGGTCACGGCCCTGCTGCCGGTGGTGGGCACCACCGCCTTTCTGCTGATGTGTTCCGAAAGTGTCGGCCGGCAGTGGCAACTGGCGGCATCCACCGACTACCTCACGGGGCTGCCCAACCGAAGAACCCTCGTTACCGTGGGTGAGCGACGCTTTGGCGAAGCGACCCGCCTGCCGGGGCAAACTTTGGCTTTGGCCGTCATCGACATCGACCACTTCAAGTCCATCAACGACACACACGGCCATGAGGTAGGGGATGTGGCGCTGCGGCATGTGGCAGAGCATCTGAGGGCCGCATGCCGCGGCGCGGATCTGGCTGCCCGGCACGGCGGCGAAGAATTTGTGGTGCTCTGGGATGGCCTGGATATCGACGCCGCCGTCACGGCCGCAGAGCGGCTGCGCGCGCTGGTGGCGCGCGAGGTGTTGCATGTCGATGGCAAGACGGTCTCGATGACGGTATCCATGGGTGTCGCGGCCGTCGGGGCACGAGACAGCAGCTTTCACGACGTTCTCAGGCGTGCGGACGAAGCGCTGTACGCCGCAAAGGCCGGTGGGCGCAATCGGGTGGAGTCGGCCGCCTGA
- a CDS encoding Lrp/AsnC family transcriptional regulator, whose product MTQPLDDTDRQLLSLLQANAREGTAQLARKLGLARTTVVARIARLERSGVVAGYGVRLGQRLDATTVRAWCSICVLPKTAPAVLRALEAMAEVEEVSAVSGPFDYLVFLRCTSHEQLDALLDKVGQLDGVHQTQTSIVLSRKIDRRSVGA is encoded by the coding sequence ATGACCCAGCCCCTGGATGACACCGACCGGCAACTGCTCAGCCTGTTGCAGGCCAACGCACGCGAGGGCACAGCCCAGCTCGCCCGCAAGCTGGGGCTGGCCCGAACCACGGTGGTGGCGCGCATTGCGCGGCTGGAGCGATCCGGTGTGGTCGCGGGCTATGGGGTGCGGCTGGGTCAGCGGCTAGACGCCACCACCGTGCGGGCGTGGTGCAGCATCTGCGTGCTGCCCAAGACTGCGCCCGCCGTGCTGCGCGCGCTGGAGGCCATGGCTGAGGTCGAAGAGGTGTCTGCCGTGAGCGGGCCGTTTGATTACCTGGTGTTCTTGCGCTGCACCAGCCACGAGCAGCTTGACGCCCTGCTCGACAAGGTAGGCCAACTGGACGGCGTGCACCAGACGCAGACCAGCATCGTGCTCAGCCGCAAGATCGACCGGCGAAGCGTGGGAGCCTGA
- the dusA gene encoding tRNA dihydrouridine(20/20a) synthase DusA, translating into MPVEPTLSPWRMSVAPMMDWTDRHCRYFHRLLTRQTLLYTEMVNAGAIIHGGTERHLRFNAEEHPVALQLGGNEPDKLAEAARLGAQWGYGEINLNCGCPSDRVQRGAFGASLMKSPQLVADCVKAMKDVVSVPVTVKHRIGIDKVEDYGFVRDFIGTVAEAGCTVFIVHARNAWLQGLSPKENRDVPPLRYEVVHQLKAEFPQFTIAINGGINTDAVVQEQLEHLDGVMIGREAYHNPWWLARWDQLYYGGAPCPLTREEVELAMVEYMEREAAQYGTPWPHIARHMLGLRHSLPGARIWRQVWSNHLLKDRPAREVHALAMLSYASAAPEQPAEPGALAAAAAR; encoded by the coding sequence TTGCCCGTGGAACCCACCTTGAGCCCCTGGCGCATGTCCGTCGCCCCCATGATGGACTGGACCGACCGCCACTGCCGTTACTTTCACCGGCTGCTGACCCGCCAGACCCTGCTGTACACCGAGATGGTGAATGCGGGCGCCATCATCCATGGCGGCACCGAGCGCCACCTGCGTTTCAATGCCGAAGAACACCCTGTGGCCTTGCAACTGGGCGGCAATGAGCCCGACAAGCTGGCAGAGGCAGCGCGCCTGGGCGCGCAGTGGGGCTATGGCGAAATCAACCTCAACTGCGGCTGCCCCAGCGACCGCGTGCAGCGGGGCGCGTTCGGCGCCAGCCTGATGAAGTCGCCCCAGCTGGTGGCCGACTGCGTCAAGGCCATGAAGGACGTGGTGAGCGTGCCCGTCACCGTCAAGCACCGCATCGGCATCGACAAGGTGGAGGACTACGGCTTTGTGCGCGACTTCATCGGCACCGTGGCCGAGGCCGGGTGCACCGTGTTCATCGTGCACGCGCGCAATGCTTGGCTGCAGGGCCTGAGCCCAAAGGAAAACCGCGACGTGCCACCGCTGCGCTACGAGGTGGTGCACCAGCTCAAGGCCGAGTTTCCGCAGTTCACCATCGCCATCAACGGCGGCATCAACACCGACGCGGTGGTGCAGGAGCAGCTGGAACACCTGGACGGCGTGATGATCGGCCGCGAGGCGTATCACAACCCCTGGTGGCTGGCCCGCTGGGACCAGCTGTACTACGGGGGCGCCCCCTGCCCCCTGACCCGCGAAGAGGTGGAGCTGGCCATGGTCGAATACATGGAGCGCGAGGCCGCCCAGTACGGCACCCCCTGGCCCCACATCGCCCGCCACATGCTGGGCCTGCGCCACAGCCTGCCCGGCGCCCGCATCTGGCGCCAGGTGTGGAGCAACCATCTGCTCAAGGACCGCCCCGCGCGGGAGGTGCATGCGCTGGCAATGCTGTCGTATGCGAGCGCTGCGCCCGAGCAGCCAGCAGAGCCGGGCGCGCTGGCAGCAGCAGCGGCTAGGTAA
- a CDS encoding long-chain fatty acid--CoA ligase, with amino-acid sequence MLATPSDIASVQTLPQLLAYRATRTPQAEAYRAFDPSRQAWASLTWAQTAERVNTWAQALAAMQLPPAARVAILLPNGLNAMCADQATLAIGGVPVPLHAIDNPGSIAYILADCEASMLIVSQAEQWEKIRAVGTPFPALRAVVITDDDEAFKPSPASGDSPAVGSLAQWLTGAAQTGASVAAIGPQADDLAAIVYTSGTTGKPKGVMLTHRNVVSDVKAVLERIAPTVDDVFLSFLPLSHTFERTGGYYLPIAAGSCVAYARSVAQLAEDLKTIRPTVLVSVPRIYERIHAKLIEKLSPTPWKMQLYEAAQNKGWARFCAAQRLPAPTPDASSQAAGWMTALPWPVLQALVAKPLLAQFGGRVRVAVSGGAPLSPTIAKCFLGLGLPLIQGYGMTETAPVVSVNALDDNDPACVGKALPGVEVRIGDNHELQVRGPIVMKGYWKRPEDTAKILSPDGWLGTGDQADIINGRIYIKGRIKEIIVTSTGEKVPPGDLELALLADPLLEQAFVVGENRPFIACVAVLNAGEWQRLAADLGINPQAADSLNHPSVHRAVLARIEKNTASFARYAVPRTVHLTLEPWTIENTFMTPTLKLKRNNLMAHFAEAIEGMYQKPGR; translated from the coding sequence ATGCTCGCCACTCCTTCCGATATTGCCAGCGTGCAAACGCTGCCCCAGCTCTTGGCCTACCGCGCCACCCGCACCCCCCAGGCCGAGGCCTACCGGGCGTTTGATCCGTCCCGCCAGGCATGGGCCAGCCTCACCTGGGCGCAGACCGCAGAGCGTGTGAACACCTGGGCCCAGGCCCTCGCCGCCATGCAGCTGCCACCGGCCGCCCGCGTGGCCATCTTGCTGCCCAACGGCCTCAATGCCATGTGCGCAGACCAGGCCACGCTGGCCATCGGCGGCGTGCCCGTGCCGCTGCACGCCATCGACAACCCGGGCAGCATCGCCTATATCCTGGCGGACTGCGAGGCCTCGATGCTGATCGTGAGTCAGGCCGAGCAGTGGGAGAAGATCCGCGCCGTGGGCACGCCGTTCCCGGCCCTGCGCGCCGTGGTGATCACCGATGACGACGAGGCGTTCAAGCCCAGTCCCGCGTCGGGCGACAGCCCAGCCGTGGGCTCGCTGGCGCAATGGCTGACGGGCGCGGCGCAAACAGGCGCCTCCGTTGCGGCCATAGGCCCGCAGGCTGATGACCTGGCCGCCATCGTCTACACCTCCGGCACCACGGGCAAGCCCAAGGGCGTGATGCTGACCCACCGCAACGTGGTGAGCGACGTGAAGGCCGTGCTGGAGCGCATTGCACCCACGGTGGACGACGTGTTCCTGTCGTTCCTGCCGCTGTCGCACACCTTCGAACGCACGGGCGGCTACTACCTGCCGATCGCGGCGGGCAGTTGCGTGGCATACGCCCGCTCAGTGGCCCAGCTGGCGGAAGACCTGAAAACCATACGCCCCACCGTGCTGGTGTCGGTGCCGCGCATTTACGAGCGCATCCACGCCAAGCTGATCGAAAAGCTCTCGCCCACACCCTGGAAGATGCAGCTGTACGAAGCCGCGCAGAACAAGGGCTGGGCCCGGTTTTGTGCCGCGCAGCGCCTGCCGGCCCCGACGCCGGACGCCAGCAGCCAGGCGGCAGGCTGGATGACTGCCCTGCCCTGGCCGGTGCTGCAGGCCCTGGTGGCCAAGCCTTTGCTGGCCCAGTTTGGTGGCCGCGTGCGCGTGGCAGTGAGTGGCGGCGCGCCGCTGTCGCCCACCATTGCCAAGTGTTTTCTGGGCCTGGGGCTGCCGCTCATTCAGGGCTACGGCATGACCGAGACCGCGCCCGTGGTGTCGGTCAACGCACTGGACGACAACGACCCCGCCTGCGTGGGCAAGGCCCTGCCCGGTGTGGAGGTGCGCATTGGCGACAACCACGAGCTGCAGGTGCGCGGCCCCATCGTGATGAAGGGCTACTGGAAACGCCCCGAAGACACGGCCAAGATACTGAGCCCCGACGGCTGGCTGGGCACGGGCGACCAGGCCGACATCATCAATGGACGCATCTACATCAAGGGCCGCATCAAGGAAATCATCGTCACCTCGACCGGCGAGAAGGTCCCCCCAGGCGACCTGGAACTGGCCCTGCTGGCCGACCCGCTGCTGGAACAGGCTTTTGTGGTGGGCGAAAACCGCCCCTTCATTGCCTGCGTGGCCGTGCTGAACGCGGGCGAGTGGCAGCGCCTGGCGGCCGACCTGGGCATCAACCCCCAGGCGGCGGACAGCCTGAACCACCCCAGCGTGCACCGCGCCGTGCTGGCACGCATCGAAAAGAACACCGCCAGTTTTGCCCGCTATGCCGTACCGCGCACGGTGCACCTGACGCTGGAGCCGTGGACGATTGAAAACACCTTCATGACCCCCACGCTCAAGCTCAAGCGCAACAACCTGATGGCGCACTTTGCCGAGGCCATTGAGGGCATGTACCAGAAGCCGGGGCGCTGA